The Scatophagus argus isolate fScaArg1 chromosome 20, fScaArg1.pri, whole genome shotgun sequence genome window below encodes:
- the tnpo1 gene encoding transportin-1, translated as MECEWKPDEQGLQQILQLLKESQSPDTSTQRSVQQRLEQLNQYPDFNNYLIFVLTKLKSEDEPTRSLSGLILKNNVKAHYQNFPNGVSDFIKSECLQNIGDSSPLIRATVGILITTIASKGELQNWPELLPKLCLLLDSEDYNTCEGAFGALQKICEDSAEILDSDMLDRPLNIMIPKFLQFFKHNSPKIRSHAIACVNQFIISRTQALMLHIDPFIENLFALATDEEPEVRKNVCRALVMLLEVRLDRLLPHMHNIIEYMLQRTQDQDENVALEACEFWLTLAEQPVCKEVLCGHLSQLTPVLVNGMKYSEIDIILLKGDIEEDEAIPDNEQDIRPRFHRSRTVAQQHEGDGIEEEEDEDDELDDDDDTISDWNLRKCSAAALDVLANVFRDELLLHILPLLKELLFHPEWVVKESGILVLGAIAEGCMQGMIPYLPELIPHLVQCLSDKKALVRSITCWTLSRYAHWVVSQPPDIYLKPLMTELLKRILDSNKRVQEAACSAFATLEEEACTELVPYLAFILDTLVFAFSKYQHKNLLILYDAIGTLADSVGHHLNKPEYIQMLMPPLIQKWNQLKDEDKDLFPLLECLSSVATALQSGFLPYCEPVYQRCVNLVQKTLAQAMLHQSQPDQYEAPDKDFMIVALDLLSGLAEGLGGTIEQLVARSNILTLMYQCMQDKMPEVRQSSFALLGDLTKACFQHVKPCIADFMPILGTNLNPELISVCNNATWAIGEISIQMGPEMQPYIAMVLHQLVEIINRPNTPKTLLENTAITIGRLGYVCPQEVAPMLQQFIRPWCTSLRNIRDNEEKDSAFRGICTMISVNPGGVVQDFIFFCDAVASWVNPKDDLRDMFYKILHGFKNQVGEDNWRRFSDQFPIPLKERLATFYGV; from the exons ATGGAGTGTGAGTGGAAGCCAGACGAGCAAGGACTTCAACAGATTTTACAGCTGCTGAAAGAGTCTCAGTCGCCAGATACGTCCACACAGAGATCCGTCCAGCAA AGACTTGAGCAGCTGAACCAGTATCCAGACTTCAACAACTACTTGATATTTGTTTTGACAAAGTTGAAATCGGAAG ATGAGCCTACAAGGTCTCTGAGTGGGCTGATACTGAAGAACAATGTGAAAGCCCACTATCAGAACTTCCCTAATGGCGTGTCTGATTTCATCAAGAGCGAGTGCCTCCAAAACATTGGAGACTCATCTCCCCTCATCCGGGCCACTGTGG GCATCCTCATCACTACCATTGCCTCCAAGGGAGAGCTACAGAACTGGCCGGAGCTTCTGCCTAAACTCTGCCTGCTGTTGGATTCTGAGGACTACAACACATGTGAG GGAGCGTTTGGAGCCCTGCAGAAGATCTGTGAGGACTCTGCTGAGATCCTGGACAGTGACATGCTGGATCGTCCTCTGAACATCATGATCCCCAAGTTCTTGCAGTTTTTCAAGCACAACAGTCCTAAGATTAG GTCTCATGCCATCGCGTGTGTCAATCAGTTCATCATCAGCAGGACTCAGGCTCTTATGCTGCACATCGACCCTTTCATTGAG AACCTGTTTGCACTGGCAACAGATGAGGAACCAGAGGTGAGAAAGAATGTGTGCAGAGCTCTAGTCATGCTGCTTGAAGTTCGCCTGGACCGCCTCCTGCCACACATGCATAACATCAtagag taCATGCTGCAGAGGACTCAGGACCAAGATGAAAATGTTGCATTGGAGGCCTGTGAGTTCTGGCTTACTCTGGCAGAGCAGCCAGTGTGTAAGGAAGTGCTGTGTGGACACCTGTCCCA GCTCACTCCGGTGCTTGTCAACGGGATGAAGTACTCTGAGATTGACATTATTTTGCTCAAG GGGGACATTGAGGAAGACGAGGCCATTCCAGACAACGAGCAAGACATCAGGCCACGCTTCCATCGCTCCCGCACAGTCGCTCAGCAGCATGAGGGTGATGGGAtcgaggaagaggaagatgaggatgatgaactggatgatgatgatgataccATCTCTGATTGGAACCTGC GCAAgtgttcagctgcagcactggATGTGTTGGCCAATGTGTTCAGGgacgagctgctgctgcacattcTGCCCCTACTCAAAGAGCTGCTCTTCCATCCAGAGTGGGTAGTTAAAGAGTCTGGCATCCTTGTGCTGGGAGCTATAGCTGAAG GCTGCATGCAGGGCATGATCCCATACCTGCCTGAGCTCATTCCTCATCTCGTCCAGTGTTTGTCTGACAAGAAGGCCCTGGTGCGTTCCATCACCTGCTGGACACTAAGCCGCTATGCCCACTGGGTTGTCAGCCAACCCCCAGATATTTACCTGAAGCCTCTAATGACAGAGCTGCTCAAACGTATTCTGGATAGCAACAAACGTGTGCAGGAGGCCGCTTGCAG TGCCTTTGCCACTTTAGAGGAGGAGGCTTGCACAGAGCTGGTGCCCTACCTGGCTTTCATCCTGGACACGCTGGTGTTTGCTTTCAGCAAGTACCAACACAAAAATCTGCTCATTCTTTACGATGCCATAGGAACACTTGCAGACTCAGTGGGACACCATCTCAATAAACCG GAATACATCCAGATGTTGATGCCTCCCCTGATCCAGAAGTGGAACCAGCtgaaagatgaagacaaagatcTATTTCCTTTATTAGAA TGTCTGTCGTCTGTAGCCACTGCCCTGCAGAGTGGCTTTCTGCCCTACTGTGAGCCTGTGTACCAGCGCTGTGTCAACCTGGTCCAGAAGACCCTTGCTCAGGCCATG CTTCATCAGTCACAGCCAGACCAGTATGAGGCTCCTGACAAAGACTTCATGATTGTGGCTTTGGATCTCCTCAGCGGACTGGCTGAGGGTTTGGGAGGCACCATCGAGCAGCTGGTGGCTCGTAGCAACATCCTCACCCTCATGTACCAGTGCATGCAG GACAAAATGCCAGAAGTGCGTCAGAGTTCTTTTGCTCTGCTTGGGGATCTGACCAAGGCTTGTTTCCAACATGTCAAACCCTGCATCG CTGATTTCATGCCCATACTGGGTACTAATTTAAACCCGGAATTAATATCAGTATGCAACAATGCAACATGGGCAATTGGAGAGATATCTATACAAATGG GGCCTGAAATGCAGCCGTACATTGCCATGGTGCTGCACCAGCTGGTGGAGATCATTAACAGGCCTAATACCCCAAAGACTCTTCTGGAGAACACAG CAATAACAATTGGTCGTCTTGGTTACGTTTGTCCTCAAGAGGTGGCACCCATGCTACAGCAGTTTATAAGACCCTG GTGCACCTCTCTACGAAATATAAGAGACAATGAGGAGAAAGACTCTGCGTTCAGAGGAATTTGCACTATGATCAGTGTGAATCCGGGAGGTGTCGTGCAG GATTTTATATTCTTCTGTGATGCAGTGGCCTCCTGGGTAAATCCAAAGGATGATCTCCGAGACATGTTCTACAAG ATCCTTCACGGGTTTAAGAACCAGGTGGGAGAGGACAACTGGAGGCGCTTCTCAGATCAGTTTCCCATACCACTGAAGGAACGGCTGGCAACCTTTTACGGGGTCTAA
- the LOC124052157 gene encoding MOB kinase activator 1B: MSFLFGNRSSKTFKPKKNIPEGSHQYELLKHAEATLGSGNLRMAVMLPEGEDLNEWVAVNTVDFFNQINMLYGTITDFCTEESCPVMSAGPKYEYHWADGTNIKKPIKCSAPKYIDYLMTWVQDQLDDETLFPSKIGVPFKRNFMSVAKTILKRLFRVYAHIYHQHFDSVMQLQEEAHLNTSFKHFIFFVQEFNLIDRKELVPLQELIEKLTTKDR, encoded by the exons ATGAGCTTTCTTTT TGGAAACCGTTCATCCAAGACGTTCAAGCCCAAGAAGAATATCCCCGAGGGATCTCACCAGTACGAGCTGTTGAAACATGCAGAGGCTACACTGGGAAGTGGAAACCTGCGCATGGCAGTCATGTTGCCCGAGGGTGAAGACTTAAATGAGTGGGTCGCAGTCAACA ctgtggATTTCTTCAACCAGATCAACATGCTGTATGGCACCATCACAGATTTTTGCACGGAGGAAAGCTGTCCAGTCATGTCTGCTGGTCCTAA GTATGAGTACCACTGGGCAGATGGAACCAACATCAAGAAGCCTATCAAATGCTCTGCTCCCAAGTATATTGATTACCTCATGACCTGGGTGCAAGACCAGCTCGATGATGAGACACTTTTCCCTTCCAAGATCG GTGTCCCCTTTAAGCGAAACTTTATGTCAGTGGCGAAGACCATCCTGAAGCGCCTGTTCAGAGTCTACGCTCACATCTACCACCAGCACTTTGACTCTGTCATGCAGCTGCAAGAGGAGGCCCACCTCAACACGTCATTCAAACACTTCATCTTTTTTGTtcag gagtTCAACCTCATTGACAGGAAAGAGCTGGTCCCACTTCAAGAGCTGATTGAAAAACTGACAACCAAGGATAGATAA